TGGTGGGTGTGCTGCAAGAACTGGCCAGTCGTGGTGATGGCCCCAATCGTCGAGACCTTCTGCCAGTTGGTCTTGGCCTTCAGCACCGGAGGGTGTCCACACGGTGCCCACGTCCGCATCACGGTAGGCTTTAGACAGAACCCCACTGCATCTAGGAAGGCCAGCGTCTCTCCCGCCTCAATATTGCGTTCCATTTCGGGCTCCATGGTGTCAATCCATGCTGCGACCGCGCCTTGATCCTGTTGTGCAGCTCGCTTTGCAGGTTTCTGGCGCGAAAATCTCTACTCCCGTAACAGCCGACTCAGAAGATTGACGAGGTACCAAACGTCAAAGGTCAAGCCGATGACGACGCGGATGTCGAGACACGTCCAGCGTTGGTCAGGGTACTGATCTCGATTAGGCCCAGCGTTCAACAAGGCGATGACCTCTGCGAGGTGCGCAGCTGTGAGGCGCCTGGATGGCCCCGATGCCACCGTTGCCTCCAGCGAACCTTGGCCCCGCAGGCGTTGACGCCACTTGCGCACCGCGCTCTATCCGACGCCGCACAGCTTGCCGAGCTGTGTAGAACTGAAGTTGCCTTCCCGAAAGGAGGGTTCTGCGAACAGACGCCGTTCTTCCTACTGTGGACGACTCAGCGTTGCAGGCTACCAAACGTGTGCCATCGCTCAGTCTCATCTGTCCCCAACTTACGCAGGCATCGATAAGAACCTCATCATGAAATCGGTTAGCGTGTTCCCGTATGAGTGAATCGTATAGTGACGACGGCGAACCTCCCAGTTCCAGGATTCGATCTGCTGATGCTGGTCGTCCGAGGACCGCAGGATGAGCGCTGTTGTTCCCGTTCTGGTCATTCTGGTCCTGGTTGCAGTCAACGCCTTTTACGTCGCTGCGGAATTTGCGACGGTTGGAGCACGGCGGAGCCGCGTGCAGGAAGCTGCCGAGCAGGGCAACCACAGCGCCGCTCAACTGCTGAACGTCCTGCGTGATCCTCAGCAGCTCGATACCCAGGTGGCAGCCTGTCAGGTCGGCATCACCCTCAGCAGTCTGATTGCCGGTGCCTACGGCGAAGCGCAGTTGGCCCCGCTCCTGGCTCCGGCTCTCGGCACGGTCAGCGGGTCGGTTCTGGCCACCATTATCGTGCTGGCCCTGATCACCACTCTTCAGGTCGTGCTGGGTGAGCTGCTGCCAAAAAGTGTGGCGCTGCGCTACCCAGAGCGGCTGGCAATCGCCACTCTGCGCCCTATGCTGTTCAGCCTGTGGTTGTTCCGCCCGCTCATTTCGCTCTTTAACGGCGCGGCCTTCGTCGTGTTGCGGGCAGCCAGGTTGAATACCCGTCACAGCCACTCACATGTCCATTCGCCCGAAGAACTGAAAGGCCTGTACCGAGAAAGCGCTGCTGGCGGGCTGATCGACGCGGCTGAGCGTGACATGGTCGCGGGCGTGCTGAATGTCGAGCGCCGCGTGGTCCGTGAGATCATGACACCCCGCATCAAACTGGTGTCCGTTTCGGCGCAGCTCACTGTGCAGGCGGCTCTGGAGCAGCTGGCAGGGAAGGCCTACAGCCGGTTCCCGGTGACTGGAGTACATGCCGATGACGTGATCGGAGTCGTGCACCTGCGGGCGCTGTTCCTGGCGGCAGAAAAGCAGCCCGATCAGCAGGTTCGCGAGGTGATGCGCTCACCGCTGATTGTCACAGACAGCATGCCGGTCCCTCAGCTGTGGCAGCGGCTGCACGGGGCTTCCCGGCACAGCGCCGTGGTGGTTGACGAGCGTGGCAGCATCGTCGGGCTGGTCACGCTGGAGGACGCATTCGAGGAAATCCTTGGAGAAATTCAGGACGAATTTGATCAGGAGGAAGACCCCATCCGTGCGGCCGGGCATCGCGTCACTGTGCGCGGAGACGTGCGGCTGGACACGCTGAATGACCGCTTTAACCTCCACCTTGTGACGGATGAGGCCGACACCATCAACGGATGGCTCTGGAGTGCGCTGGGTCGCCTGCCGATGGTGGGTGACGAGGTCGCGTCTGCCGAGGACGGCGTACATTTCCGGATCGAAGCGATGGACCGCCGCGCAGTGCAGCGTGTGAGCTTCAATCTGCCGGAGGACCGTCTGTGACAGTCCTGACCCCCTCTTCCTGATCCTCCTGCTGGTGCTCTTGAACGGCCTGTTTGTCGCGGCTGAATTTGCTGTGGTGGTGACCCGCACGGCCCGGCTCGAAACCATGGCCAAGCAGGGAAACGGGGCGGCCCGCTGGCTTCTCGGGATGTACCGCGATCCCACGGGCCGAGACCGCTACATCGCCGTTTCGCAGCTGGGAATCACTCTGGCCAGCATCGGACTGGGCATGTACGGGGAACCGCAGGTTGCGGGCTGGCTTGAAGGGCCACTCGAACACGTGGGTCTGGGAACGGAATTCGCGCACACAGTGGGCTTTCTCGTTGCTCTGAGCATCATCACCTTCCTCCACGTGGTGTTCGGAGAAATGATTCCAAAAGCTCTTGCCCTTCAGACACCGGAAACGGTCAGTGTGCGGGTCACGCCACTCATGCGCGTCTTCGGCGTGGTCGTGCGGCCACTGGTCACCCTGCTCAATCTGCTGGCCCTGGGTCTGATGCACCTGCTCCGGATCAAGGATCCCGGCAAACAGGCCCTGCTCTACACCAGCAAGGAACTGAGCATTCTGACCGAGGAGAGCGCCGAGGGAGGACAGCTGGGTCAGGTGCAGCGGAATCTGATCCACCATCTGTTCGCGCTGGAGGAATACACGGCGGAAGAACTGATGACCTTGCGGCGGAACCTGGACGCGCTGCCGCTGCATGCGGGGCCGGAAGAGATCACAGCACGGATCGCCCAGTCCCGTCGCAGCCGCTATCCGGTCTACGGTGAACATCTGGACGACATGATCGGAGTGCTGCATATCAAAGACTTCATTCGCGCACGGGCACAGGGGCGATTCCAGGCGCTGAACGAGCTGGTGCGTCCTCTGCCAAGCGTTCCCAAGAGCGCGACCGCCGAATCATTGTTACGGCTCTTCAAGCAGGAACGGGTCCACGCGGCCCTGGTGGTCGATGAATACGGCGGCACATTGGGGTTCGTGACCATGGACGACCTGATCCGGGACATTGTCGAGGATGACGCCGCACCCGACCACGACTGGGTCTGGAAGAACGAGGACGGGTCGTACACCGTCAACGGTGAGGTGTCGTTGAGAGAGCTGCGCGAAGCCTATGCGCTTGCCCTGCACCACCCAGACGTGACGACGATTGCCGGGTTGATGCTGGCAGTGTACGGCAGCGTTCCGCCGACTGGCAGCACTGTCCAGGTGCAGGGACATGACCTGATCGCCGAGGAAGTGCAGGGCGTCAAGATCACCCGGGTGCGGATTGGGGCCTCGAACCCGCTTTCCGGAAGCTGAGTGGCGTGGTAGGGGAGGGGACGCTTCAGCAAAGCAGGGAGTACGCAGTGCAGATCGCCCCGCTGATCATGCAGAACAGGCGGCTCAGCAAAACGCGAGTGACAAAAACGCGCAGGTAGTCAGACGGACGCCCGGCGCTCCGCTGCCCGTTTCCATGCCCTCAAACCACCGCCCTTCATCAGATGCCGTGCAGGTTATCCGCACCCACCGCCACACCCGCTGCCGCAACTGCTCCCGCAGCTGGCCCCGCCGTCACCACCTCCGCCGCCACAGTCTCACAGTCTCCGCTGCCGTCCTGTCCACCGCTGCCACTGTCGCCGCCGTCTCCACCGGTCAGGGTGAACATGGTCGTGTCTCCGCCCGAGTCGCTGCCGAAAGGAGAGCGGCGCGACCCGTTCAGGGCCAGGAGCACAGCCCCGCAGCAGATCAGGCCGCCCATCAGACTCAACAGCGCACTTCCACCGTTCAGCCCGAAGGCCAGGCTGCCCAGGCCAACGATCAGCGTCGTCAGCAGCGCGGACGAACTGGTCTGTCCGGCCTCACGCCCGGTGGCCGGACGGTTCAGGCTGGCACGTCGTGTGGGCAGGCCGCGAGTCCGTGCTGCCCGGGCAGCCGCGTCCTCTGCTGACGAGCGGCGCGGGTCGGGCCAGCAGGTCAGGGGCGCGGCCTCACCGAAGGTCTCCTGATACAGGTCGAGCGTGTCGAGGTACTGCTGGCGGTAGTGCGCTTCGTCGCCAGGCTCGCCGGGTGTATGGTGCAGCGGCTCGCCCAGCAGTCCCTGGCAGAGCGTGTCCCAGTAGGCGTGCGTGTACTCCAGGTGCGCGTGCCAGACGTGATCGACCGTCCGGCTGGGGGTGACGCTCTGCCCGGAGGTGGTCGCCAGGATCAGGAAGCGCCGGTACTCGGCGATCACTTCTTCGGTAAAGACCGGGCTCCAGCCCTGCTCGCGAGCCAGGCGCGGCGCCAGTCCGGCGGGAAGGGCCAGCGTACGCAGGGCGTCCCGGCGGCGCTGCTGCTCGGGAGTGGGCGTGGTGCTGCGGGTCAGCATCTGGATTGTGGTCATCCGGTCTCCGGGAGCATGGCTTGCTCCGATGTTTTCTTCGTCCGCGTGGAGTCCCGAGGTGACGCGTGGAATCCGGTTGATGCCCCGGTGACCTCGTAATCTGAGTATCCGAGGGCTGTGTCAGGCGCAGGTCAGATGGTGGCCGTGGCAAACGTGCTTCTTCCCATGAGCGACGCGGATTCAACTGAAGTGGCGGTTTGCACGGGTCAATGTCCGCCAGCCTTCTCAGCGACTGGGCCTCTGAATGACAGGTCAGCGATGAAGGAGCCGCAGGAGAGATTCAAGCGCAGGCTTCCCAGCTTTGACGCACCTCATGCATTTTCCGAAAAGGCCTCGAAGGAGTCCTCCGTGCGGCGGCGAACATGCGGCCTCCGCTGATGGCAAAGCGGGCAACCCGGCCAGGTTGCCCGCTTGCTCTCCCTCTCGGGGAAGACAGAACTTCAGTTGCCGGTGATGGCCTTGTAGGGGTTGACCAAACCGTATCCGTACGAGTCGTCCTTGCCAGCCGCGCCCAGGTCGGTGGCGGTGCTGGTCAGCAGCGACGTGAGCTGCGTGGGCGTCAGGGTGGGCTTGGCGGCCCACACCACGGCGGCGGCAGCGCTGACGTGCGGCGTGGCCATGCTGGTGCCATCGAAGTATTCGTAATCGGCACTCGTGACGCTTGCCGTGCCGCTGGTCGGCAGTTTGGCGAGCGTGGCCTGTCCGTCACTCTGGCTCAGACCGACCACCGGAATGGTGTAGGTGTTCGTCATGGCCATGCCGCCCAGTGGCCCCGCGACGTTGTTATAGATCATCACGGCTTTGGCGCCGCTGGCGGCAGCGTTGGCGATTTTTTCCTCGAAGGTGCAGGTGCCGCGCGAGATCAGAGCGATATTGCCGCTCAGCGCTGCGTTCCGTGTCGTGGTGCCGCAGAATTCGTTGTTGGTGCCGCCTGCCAGCACGATGTTGCCGGTAAACGTCCCCTTGCCGCTCTTGTCACCCCCGCTTACCTCGGTGAAGGCGGGCACGCCCACAGCGCTCGCCGTGGCAGCACTGCCCTGCCCCAGCGGCACGCTGCTCAGCACATGCACGCCGGGGCCGACCAGCGCAACCTTGCTGCCGAAATTGCTGAAGCTCGCCACCGTCCCACTGTCGTCGATGGCTCCCACTGCCAGAACGTTGGTGTAGGCCGCCGGGTAGCTGACCGCCGCGCCGTCGTTGCCGGTGGCCGCCACGATGAGCGCGCCCGCGTTGTAGGCCGCCGTGTACGCACGCTGCTCGGTCTGACTCTTGCCGCCGCCGCCCAGCGACAGACTGATCACCACGTGCGCTTCGCTGCCACCCTTGCTCTTCAGCTGCCCCGCGCACCAGTTGACGCCGTTGATGATCTGGCTGCTGCTGCCGGTGCCGCTGTCGCCCAGCACGCGGGCCATATACAGATTGACCCCACTGGCGACGCCGCCCACGCCGTTCGGATCCTCGCCGCTCTGGAGGCCGCTGGCTCCGGTGCCTGCGCCGTACTGCGCGAAGATGGTGCCCGAAACGTGCGTGCCGTGATGCGAGACGTCGTTCAAGCTGTAAGCGCTCGTGCGGTTGGCGTCACTGGTAAAGTTGCGGTAGCCCTTGAGTTTGCCCTGAAACTCGGGGTGGTTGCCGTCGATTCCGGTGTCGCCCACGCAGACTGCCACGCCTGTCCCGGTGTAGCCTGCGCCGCGCAGGGTGGGCACGCGCAGGGCGGTGTCGCCCCAGGTGGTTTCGCCACTCGCTGTCCAGCGCACTGCCTGGGCGCTGACAGCCTGGGCCGATATGCCGCTGCTCGATTTCAGGCCGACGCCGGTATCGCTGCCTCCGCTCCGGAATCCCAGTGCGTGCCGCTCGTAGTCTGGTTCCACGTACTCGACGTTCGGGTCGGCCTTCAGGCGGGCCAGGGCTGCCGGGGTCAGGCGCACGGCCAGCGCGGACAGTTCGGCGTACTGGGCGCTGATCTGACCGCCTGCCGACTCGACTGCCACGGCCTGTGCCGCCACCGAAAGCGTGCTCACACCCTGAGCATTCAGCGTCTCGGACGGTTGCCGGAAGCCCACCAGATAGGCGTCAGCGGCGACGGGCGTTCCCTGCACGGTACTGCCGGTCTGAGAGGCCGCCGGGCTGGAGGGCACGGTGCTGTTGCCCTGTCCGCAGGCAGCGAGGGTCAGTGCCAGTCCAACCGAAACCAGAGAATAGGAAAGAGCGTGGGCGTGCTTCATGCAGACCTCCGGTATAGTTCTATGAGCTGTAGGGGGAAGGGTGTATCAACCGAGTTGGATTGATAGGGCGAATGTTATTGCGGCTCATACTCCAGTCGGACCCTCTCTCTAGACAACTTTGCCCGGCGTCCTTGAGTCTCAACAGCTGAGATCATGCCGACTAAGGCCAATCAAGAAAATGTTGTCCAGAACAACTTTCAGGGCATAAATCTCCGTTTCGGGTCCACAGAGCCGCACCAAGCCGACTGATGTTCACCGAATTCGCCTGCCTGCTTCCCAGTCTGATCATGGGGAGGTGCAGGGTTCAGTTCGCTGGGAAGTTCTTGAGATGACCGAGCATGGAGCAGACCGGAATATGTCCCGCCTGCTGCTCCTGAACACCTGAAAGTGGACTCGATTCACCGTCGCTGGCTTCCATCGTTGCAGCTGGAAATTAGCACCCTGGCATGTGTGGAAGGCCACCGAGGGTGACAGCGTTGCCCTGCTGTGAAAGCTGCCGCGAAGGCAGTCCGGTTGTGATGAGCTGGCTCCCCTGAAGACGGACGGACATGGTAATGCCCAGTGACCTCACGCCTCCGATGAATACTGTGCCGCGCCACGCGAGCACTGAGCAGGGATATTGCGCTGGAAAGACTGTACTCGCTGGGAAGGTAAACCGCTTGCGTACACTGAAGCTGCATGAACCGTACGGATCGTCTGCTCGCCATCGTCCTCGAATTGCAGGGACAGGGCCGCGTGCGGGCCGAAGATCTTGCAGGTCAGCTCGAAGTGTCCAGGCGAACGATCTACCGTGACGTGCTGGCTCTGAATG
The genomic region above belongs to Deinococcus sp. KNUC1210 and contains:
- a CDS encoding hemolysin family protein, whose translation is MSAVVPVLVILVLVAVNAFYVAAEFATVGARRSRVQEAAEQGNHSAAQLLNVLRDPQQLDTQVAACQVGITLSSLIAGAYGEAQLAPLLAPALGTVSGSVLATIIVLALITTLQVVLGELLPKSVALRYPERLAIATLRPMLFSLWLFRPLISLFNGAAFVVLRAARLNTRHSHSHVHSPEELKGLYRESAAGGLIDAAERDMVAGVLNVERRVVREIMTPRIKLVSVSAQLTVQAALEQLAGKAYSRFPVTGVHADDVIGVVHLRALFLAAEKQPDQQVREVMRSPLIVTDSMPVPQLWQRLHGASRHSAVVVDERGSIVGLVTLEDAFEEILGEIQDEFDQEEDPIRAAGHRVTVRGDVRLDTLNDRFNLHLVTDEADTINGWLWSALGRLPMVGDEVASAEDGVHFRIEAMDRRAVQRVSFNLPEDRL
- a CDS encoding S8 family serine peptidase, with translation MKHAHALSYSLVSVGLALTLAACGQGNSTVPSSPAASQTGSTVQGTPVAADAYLVGFRQPSETLNAQGVSTLSVAAQAVAVESAGGQISAQYAELSALAVRLTPAALARLKADPNVEYVEPDYERHALGFRSGGSDTGVGLKSSSGISAQAVSAQAVRWTASGETTWGDTALRVPTLRGAGYTGTGVAVCVGDTGIDGNHPEFQGKLKGYRNFTSDANRTSAYSLNDVSHHGTHVSGTIFAQYGAGTGASGLQSGEDPNGVGGVASGVNLYMARVLGDSGTGSSSQIINGVNWCAGQLKSKGGSEAHVVISLSLGGGGKSQTEQRAYTAAYNAGALIVAATGNDGAAVSYPAAYTNVLAVGAIDDSGTVASFSNFGSKVALVGPGVHVLSSVPLGQGSAATASAVGVPAFTEVSGGDKSGKGTFTGNIVLAGGTNNEFCGTTTRNAALSGNIALISRGTCTFEEKIANAAASGAKAVMIYNNVAGPLGGMAMTNTYTIPVVGLSQSDGQATLAKLPTSGTASVTSADYEYFDGTSMATPHVSAAAAVVWAAKPTLTPTQLTSLLTSTATDLGAAGKDDSYGYGLVNPYKAITGN
- a CDS encoding hemolysin family protein, giving the protein MLLNGLFVAAEFAVVVTRTARLETMAKQGNGAARWLLGMYRDPTGRDRYIAVSQLGITLASIGLGMYGEPQVAGWLEGPLEHVGLGTEFAHTVGFLVALSIITFLHVVFGEMIPKALALQTPETVSVRVTPLMRVFGVVVRPLVTLLNLLALGLMHLLRIKDPGKQALLYTSKELSILTEESAEGGQLGQVQRNLIHHLFALEEYTAEELMTLRRNLDALPLHAGPEEITARIAQSRRSRYPVYGEHLDDMIGVLHIKDFIRARAQGRFQALNELVRPLPSVPKSATAESLLRLFKQERVHAALVVDEYGGTLGFVTMDDLIRDIVEDDAAPDHDWVWKNEDGSYTVNGEVSLRELREAYALALHHPDVTTIAGLMLAVYGSVPPTGSTVQVQGHDLIAEEVQGVKITRVRIGASNPLSGS